The following coding sequences lie in one Nitratireductor mangrovi genomic window:
- a CDS encoding MarR family winged helix-turn-helix transcriptional regulator: protein MTSPRHETMEAAALELENFLPYRLNRLADAVSRDFARIYKDRHGLTRPEWRLLATLGQYGAMTATEIGAHSSMHKTKVSRAVAALEKRLWLARATDDADRRVENLTLTRAGQRVYRELVPFARAFEAAMLAALRESERKALLTGLDALERGFAR from the coding sequence ATGACCTCTCCCCGCCATGAGACCATGGAAGCCGCGGCGCTGGAACTGGAAAACTTCCTGCCCTATCGGCTCAACCGGCTCGCCGACGCGGTCAGCCGCGACTTTGCCCGCATCTACAAGGATCGTCACGGCCTGACCCGTCCCGAATGGCGGCTGCTTGCGACCCTCGGCCAGTATGGCGCCATGACCGCGACCGAGATCGGCGCGCATTCCTCCATGCACAAGACCAAGGTATCGCGCGCCGTCGCCGCGCTCGAAAAGCGCCTGTGGCTGGCCCGGGCGACCGACGACGCCGACCGGCGCGTGGAAAACCTGACGCTCACCCGTGCCGGCCAGCGCGTCTATCGCGAACTCGTGCCGTTCGCCCGCGCGTTCGAGGCGGCCATGCTGGCCGCCTTGCGTGAAAGTGAACGCAAGGCTCTGCTGACCGGGCTCGACGCGCTGGAGCGCGGGTTCGCGCGATGA